The nucleotide window AAGTCGCCATCAGCGATCTGGGCGCGACGCTGGTCTCTTGGCATGCGCCGGATCGCGCCGGCGTGCTTGGCGATATCCTGCTCGGCCACGACACGCCCGCTGAATATGTGGCGGCCACCACTTACATGGGCGGACTGATAGGCCGCTGGGCGAACCGTATTGCCGATGCGCGCTTCACGCTCGACGGCATCGAATACGCGCTCGACCGCAATGAAGGCGCGAACCTGCTGCATGGCGGCACGGTGGGGTTTCATCGCGCGCTGTGGGACGTGAGCGAGGACAACGGCGCGTTGCTCATGCGGCTGGAGTCACCCGAAGGCGACGCCGGTTTTCCCGGCAACGTGACCACGCAAGTGCGCTACTCGCTCGACGACGACGGCACGCTGACCATCGCCTATGAAGCGATCACGGATGCCGCGACGCCGCTCAATCTGACGAGCCACCCGTACTTCAATCTCACGGGCCGGCCGGGCGCCGACATTCGCGGCCACGTGTTGTCGATCGATGCCGACCGGTTCTTTGAAGTCGATGCCGCCATGATTCCGCGCAAACTGGCCGAGGTGGCCGGCAATGCGTTCGATTTCCGGCAAAGCGCGCCGATCGGCGCGCGACTGGACTGGCCGCACGCGCAGTTGGCCACGGCCGGCGGTTTCGATCATTGCTACGTGCTGCGCGATGCACCCGACGCCGGGACAAACGGCACCACGGCTCCGATGCGTCAGGTTGCCTGCGCCTACGATCCCGGCAGCGGACGCGAATTGACCGTGTCGACCGATCAACGCGGCTTACAGTTTTATAGCGGCAACTGGTTAAAGGGCGACATTGGACGCGGCGGCATTGCGTATCAAGCGCATGCCGGCTTGTGTCTTGAAGCGGGCGGCTTTCCGAACCAGGTCAATACGGCTGAGCAGGACGAGGTGATCGTGCGAGCCGGCAGCAAGTATCGCCAGGTGACCGCGTATCGTGTCGATGTACGCCAAGGCGTGTGAGGCGGTTCTTCGTATATTACGGTCGAGATTACATCAAGCCGACTTATTGTTTGTAGCAACACTGAATTACCGTATCAGTGGTTTCCCCTGGACCGCACCCTTCCTAAAATCCGTGCATGGCGCCGAAGATTGCTGCGGCGCCCAATAA belongs to Paraburkholderia sp. FT54 and includes:
- a CDS encoding aldose epimerase family protein, with the protein product MISIAQLSSEPWGTLRGGDSVRLFTLRNAHGMKVAISDLGATLVSWHAPDRAGVLGDILLGHDTPAEYVAATTYMGGLIGRWANRIADARFTLDGIEYALDRNEGANLLHGGTVGFHRALWDVSEDNGALLMRLESPEGDAGFPGNVTTQVRYSLDDDGTLTIAYEAITDAATPLNLTSHPYFNLTGRPGADIRGHVLSIDADRFFEVDAAMIPRKLAEVAGNAFDFRQSAPIGARLDWPHAQLATAGGFDHCYVLRDAPDAGTNGTTAPMRQVACAYDPGSGRELTVSTDQRGLQFYSGNWLKGDIGRGGIAYQAHAGLCLEAGGFPNQVNTAEQDEVIVRAGSKYRQVTAYRVDVRQGV